GGGCGCCCGACCAGGCGCCCCCGCTCCCGTACGTCACGCTACAGCACTTTGATCGTCGTCGCAGTGGCTTGGCCGTCCAGGTCCCGATAGCGGATGAACACGCGCTTGCCGGGTTGCACGTCGTCGAGGGTGGCTTTGAGGTTCCCCAGTTTGATCCGCACCCGCGGCGAGAGCACGAACGTCCGTTCACCGCCACGCGCCTTGACCGTCACGGTCTTGGCCTCGGCATCCACGCTGACGATCGTGCCGGTGGCCTGACGAGACTGCACGGTCTGTTCCATCTCCGGCGCCATCTCCGACTCCACGGCCGTCGCTCCTCCGACTCCCGGCGCTGCCGAGGCAGTACCGAGACCCACCGTTGCCAGCGATAACGCCACCCCCATCACTCCCCACGCAATCCGATTCATGGCTGTCCTCCTTGCGGTTATCGCGAGAGCGCCCATCGCCCCCGCTCCTCGCGTGGGAACGTTGCAGACGGTATGCCAACGGAGGGGATGCGAAAAACACAACGCAAGAGTGGGGTTGGAACAGAAGTTATGATTGGCCGTTCGCAGAGGGTGAATGAACGGTAATGATGCCAAAAGCGAAGAGCGTTAAATCCCCCCCTTTGACAAAGGGGGGCAAGGGGGGATTTGCCCTCGGTCAAATGCCCCAGCCGCCGCTCAAATGAAGATTCCCACCATTGACGTACCGCGCCTCGTCCGACAACAGAAAGCGCACGGCGCTGACCGCGTCGTCGAGCGCGCCCACGTACCCGGCCGGAATATTTTTGACGACGGACTGGAGTTCGGACTCCGGCGCGCTGCCCGACGCCACGAACCCCGGAGAGATCGCATTGACCGTGATGCCGTGGGGCGCAAGCAGCTTGGCGAGCGAACGCGTGAGGATCAGGACACCGGCCTTCGCGATGTAATGCGCGGTCACCATGGGCTGCGCGATGTGCTGGTCGGCGTTCGCCATGGCGAAATTGACGATTCGGCCCCACTTCCGAGCCTTCATGCCCGGCGCCGCGGCGCGGGAGAGAAAGAACACCGGGTCGAGATTATTGGCGAACATCGACCGCCACCCATCGGGTGTTTCGTCCAACAGATTGACGCGGTGATACGGTCCGGCAGCGTTGATCAAGGCATCGACCCGTCCCCAGTCGCTTTCCACCCGTCGCACCAGGCCCTCGGCCGCCTCCGGATCCGACACATCGCACGGAACCGCCATGGCCCGTACGCCGTGCCGTTCGATGGCGACGCGCGTCTGTTCGGCTTCCGGCGCGCTGGTGCGATAACAAATCGCCACCGACCATCCCCGACCCGCCAGATCCAGCGCCACCGCCCGTCCTATGCCCTTGGCTCCGCCCGTGATCAACGCCACGCGATCGAGCATGTCTGATCCTCCATGTCATTTTGGTGGGAGTTTCAGACTAGATGGTTGGGGGGCGCAGGGTCAAGCACCGCTGCCCCTCGAACACGGGTGTAGTTACAGCGTGGGGTTCTGATTGATGATATAGAAGAAGCAGCCCGAGCAGGTGTCCGATGGTCCGATCGACAGCGGGACCGAAAACGACCAGGTGTCGCCGGGCCCGAGTCCGGTGTTCGCGGATGGAGAACCTTGCGGGACCGGGCATTCCGCGCCGTCGATGGTCGAGCAGGCGACGTCGACGACCAGCCCGGCGGCATTGCGCGCGGCAAAGACGATTTTCACGTGATACGTCGGCGCAAAACTGGGTGGACTCTGGTTTCGGATGGTGCCGGAATACACGACGCGCCCGTCGCCCGTCACGCCTTCGGTCACCGCCCCTTCGACGACCAGCGTGGCCACCGGCGGGGCAAAGGGTTGGCCGTTGTCCAGACACCCCTCGTAGAGCGCGCCGTCGCAGGTCGTGCTCGCCTCAATCCGCGCAACGCGATCGAGCGGAAAATCGTTTCGGATGTCAAAGCTCGCCCGTTTACCCGGACTGAGGCAGTTTTCCATAGTGGCCGACGTGAACGCGGAGAACCGAAAAGTCTCACCGAGAAGATCGGCGAACCCGGAGTTCGGGTTGGCCGGGTTGGTCAGAAGGTTGTCCGACGAATCGTACGAGTTGACCGTGACCCTGATGTTGCAGGCGACTTCGTTTCCGCTGTTCTCGACCTCCCCCAGGTAGCGAGCGTTGCCCATAGCATCGGTCGCACGGGTGACGCCTGCCTCACCACCGACCACTGCGATCGGAGGAGGCGGTGTGGGCGGGGGAGGATCGGGGTCGACCGACTGGATGTTGCCGCAGCCGGCGACCAGCGCGAGGGTGATCAGCCCAAGGGTGAAAGAACTGGACGCCGGACCAGGTAGGATGCGACGAGTCGCGCGGGGCGATACGACTGTTTCGCCCGGGCCAAGGACTCCATTCCCGAATCGTCCAACGCCGTGATCCACTCGACTCCCGTCTGCGCGCGGCAGAATTCCCGGAACAAGTATACCGACAACCCACGCCGCGCCGGGTCCGCGATTTCGAGCCACACCCCGAAGAGCGTGGGCCGCACCGGACCGCCCAGCGTGTACCCGGCAACCCGGCCATCGATCGTCACCGCCAGTCCCGACAGCCCCAGCGCACCGCGTTCGGTCAGCGCCACGCGGTGCGCCGACTCCGCATCCCGGCTCATGGCCGCGGCCATCGGGTCGGAGCCTTGACGGACCTTGGTGTCCCGCCACTGCCGGTAGAGGGACAGGCACCCCTCAACGTGCCGGTCGCCCAAGGCGTCCACAGTAAAGACCTGCTGTTTCACGAAATCATTCCAAGCCCACCGCTTTGATTTATAAGCGTTTCCTCTCAAATTGACGAGATCCTCGCGCCGGTACACGTACTCCACGGCGTGCGGGAGGACCTCATACCCGGCGACACCGAACCGGCCGCACTCAGCCTCGCTCACCCCTTCGATCCGGGCCGCGGCCCCCTGATCCTGTGCCGACGCCATGACCTCGAACCCCGCGTCCACGGCCGCGCGCCACTGCGTGGGATCGGCGTCCGGACCAGCCAGCGGCGGCCACGGCATATACATGTGGGGTCCATACGCGGCGAACAGGCAAAAATAGCCGTGGAGCCACGTCCAGGCATAACTGAAGTGCTCGCGCCAGATGTACACGCCGGTGAATGTCCGGGCCCCCAATTCAGCGGGCGCGGCATCCAAGAGCGATTCGACCCAAGACCGGTCCGAGAGCCGAAGCGGCTCAAGGGTTGCGGGAGCGTCGACGACGCGCACGTCGTCCTGGTACCGATTGATCAGGCCGGGGTTGGCCGCGAGCACCTCTGACAACGCGGGCTCACTCAGCCGGGCCGCGATTCGCCGCGCGTAACCGAGCAGTTTCGGCTCATGGACCGTGTCCTGCACATACGGGCATTTGTTGTCGAGACCGAGCAACCGACCCCGCCCCTCCTCATCGCGCATCAACGCCAGGGGGTACAACCGACAGTCGAGTGGCCGTACAGAGTAGATTCGGCAATATTGGGTCGCGGGGTTGAACGCCGGACAGATGTAGCCCTCGCCGGCCGGGTGCGGGATCAGCCGAATCTTCCCGCCGGCGGGGTCGGGAAGCAGGTCGGCATCGAGACCGGCCGCGATCGCGCGCTCGCGCTCCTGCGGCGTGAAATAGGGGCGCAGGAAACTCTCGCGCTCCGGAAACCGGCAGCACACGTCGCAGCGCAGACAAACGTCGCTCGGCACGATCTGTGGCAGGTCATCGCCCGGGAGGGCTTCTGACTTCGTTTGAGTCGCGGGTGAACCCATCGCGGATTGACGATAACACGCGCGGGCTCGCGGCTCAAACGCGTCGGACGGTCGAGCTACGACCGCCCTCGCGCCCGGATCTTTGCGTCGATGAACTCCCGGTGCGGAACGTGGAGCAGGTCGCTGATTCGGCGGATCAGGTGCTCCTCGTGCCGGTCCTTGTCGGCATCGGCGAACGCGACCCGCCACAAGAGCTCCACGATGTGGATCTTGTGCTCGAGGGAGAAGTGCTTGTCGATCAGGTGGGTGAATTGGTGCGTGGACGTGGCGGTTTGCGTTTCTTCCTCGGCCAGATTGACGATGACCTCGGTGTCGTGCTCGGACAGAGTAAACGTTCGGCGGACCGCCTCGCTGATCACCCGGCGCTCCTCGGGCTTGATATCGTGGTCGGCCCGCGAGACTTCGACCAGCAACGCCGCCGTGGCGAGTTGCAACGCCCGCTCCGAAGACTCGGGCGCAACGGCCGCCGCCCCGATCCGCTTGTCGAAAAATTCTTGGATCGCTCTCAACATGGCTCCAGGTTCCGGTGGATGGTGATGAGCGGCAGTATAGTGCCTTCCCCAGCCTTCTTCAAGCACGGGCGCCCCTCGGCGAACGAAGACCCGGCGACGAAACGCAATTGACACGACCTCGCGCGCTCGCGTACCGTAACGGCACTGACGAGATGACGCCCCCTATCGAATCACCACCGTCCTTCTGGAACCGGCTCCCGCGCCCCATCATCGGCCTATCTCCGATGGACGGGGTGACGGACGCGGCGTTCCGTTTCATTGCGGCACGCCACGGCCGCCCCGACCTCATCGTAACCGAGTTCACCCACGTTGAGGGGATCTGCCGGGGCATCCCCGCGGTGTTGCGTCACCTGGTCCATCACGAGGCCGAGCGCCCGGTCGTGGCGCAGGTGTTCGGGTCGGAACCCGACGCGTTCTACAAGGCCGCACACGTGGTCGCCGCGCTGGGCTTCGACGGCCTCGACATCAACATGGGATGCCCGGACAAGGCCGTGGCCGCGCACGGGTGCGGCGCAGCGCTGATCCGCACCCCGGAGCGGGCGCTGACCATCATCCGCGCCGCGCAGGCCGGGGTGAACGACTGGGCCTCTGGCCAGGAGCTCGGCGCGCTGGGGCTCCCCGCCGATACCGTGGAATCGATCGAGCGCATGGCGGAGGTGCGACGCGGAGACCGGCCTCGGCGACTGATCCCGGTATCCGTGAAGACCCGCTTGGGATACGACCGGGTGGTGGTGGACTCGTGGATCGCCGCGCTGCTCGACGCCGAACCCGCTGCGGTCTCCATTCACGGACGCACGCTCGCCCAGCGCTACCAAGGCGAGGCGGACTGGGACGCGATCGCACGCGCCGCGGCCCTCGCGCGCCGCACCTCCACGCTGCTGCTCGGCAACGGCGATCTCATGACGCCTGCGGACGTGGTGCGGCGCGTGCGGGAGACCGGCGTCCACGGGGTGTTGATCGGCCGCGGAGCACTTGGTAATCCCTGGATCTTTCGATCCAGCGACGCGATCCGCACGGCGTGCGCCGACCCCGGCACAGACGATCCCGACCCGCCGCGAGTCGAAGCGGCCGAGCGGTGGCGCGTAGCGCGCGAGCACGCCGCGTTGTTCGATCGCCTGCGCGGCCACGTACCGTTCACCGTGATGCGCAAACACCTGGGCTGGTATGTCCGCGGGCCGGAAGACCGGCCCGGGCTTCGGGCCCGACTGGTCCAGGTGCGCGACCTGGCCGAGCTGGACGCCGTACTGGTGGAGGCGTCCCCGATGTGCGTCTAGCACGCCCGTCCATGAACGGCCATCTGCGGCGTTGTCGCTGCGCATCCGCTCCTCACGTACGACCCAGTACGCTGCGGTGCGGTGCTCGCTCCGCCTTGCATCTGGCGCGTTCCTGAACGGGCGCGATTGGCGGGACTTGAACAGGTTCTTAATCCTCGCGTCAACGTCGCCTCGTCGCCGGGAGCTGCTCGCGCGGCTCGGCGTTCCGTTCGAGGTGGTGCCCCCTCGGTACGAAGAGGTCGTCGAGCCGCACGAGCCGGCCGAGCAACAGGCCGTTCGTTTCGCGCTGGGCAAGGCCCGCTCCATTGCCCGACCGGACGCCGTGGTGATCGGCAGCGACACCCTGGTGGTCGTGGATCACCAGATCCTGGGCAAGCCGGTGGACCGAACCGATGCGGAGCGGATGCTCACCTTGTTACAGGGTCGCGCCCACCGGGTAGTCACCGCAGTGGCGTTGGTGGCGCCAGGCTGTTCCGACCAGGTGATCGTGGATACGGCCTGGGTCCACATGCGCTCGGCCAGCCCCGAGGAGATCCAGGCCTACGTGGAGACCGGAGAGCCGATGGACAAGGCCGGCGCGTATGCGGCGCAGGGCTTAGGCGCCCGCTTCATCGACAAGATCGACGGCGATGCCACCACCGTCATCGGCCTACCCCTCCTGAAACTCGCCGCCGCCCTGCGCCAAATGGGGATCTCGCCGTCGGTCGACGCCGCACGGTGACCGACACGAGCCCCTAGCAGTACCGCCGAAGGCGGAGCCCGTTCAGGAACGCGCCAGATGCAAGGCGGAGCGAGCACCGCACCGCAGCGTACTGGGTCGTACGTGAGGAGCGGATGCGCAGCGACAACGCCGCAGATGGCCGTTCATGGACGGGTTCCTACGCGGCGTTGCTCGTCAAAATAATGCGCCACCCCCTCCGGCGTCGCCGCGAACCAAAAGGTATGCTCGGGCGGCGCGTCGGGGTTGACCAAGTGTTCGCGCTCGACCACGACCAGGAGCGCGTCGATCTCTCGCTCCGCGGGAACATACGGAACCGCCGGGTCCGAGGATTTCACGTAGGCGGTCACGAGTTGGGCCGTCAACAATCGTTCGAGGATCGTCATCTCGCGTCGCACCAGGACCGCGCGGTTGGCGAGCCCAGGCGTCAGCCGCTGAAGCGTCCACAGGAGCTCGGTCGCTCCGCAGTAGTCCTCGACACAACGGCCCAACACGGCCAGTTCCGCTTGATCCAACGGGGGCGCACTCATCCTCGCCTCACACGATCAGCAGCCCCGCGCGGCGGAGCTCCCGCCACGCGCGACCTTGCGACCACGCGGCGAACGCGCCGGGACCCGGGAAGGTGGCGGCCAGGTCTCCGAGCGTTGGATACGGCCGGCCTCGCCGATTCCTCGGCGACGCGGCCATGACCGCATCCGCCAGCCACTCCGCGATGGGCTTGCGCAGCGGGACAGTGGTGGACGACGTCCGGCCGTGAACCGCGAGGCCGACTCGGCCGCCGGCTCCGGCTGGCGCGAGTTCGACCTGCTCGCCGATCCACACCAGCCGGGAGGCGGGGTCGGTTCCCGCCGGCTCCGTGGAGTCCAATGCGCGCCGTACCGCGGACCGCGAGACCTTGGGCCGAGGCATCCGGTCGTCGAACCATTTCCGCACGTCGTCATCCAGTCCCACACCGTGCATGTAATGATACACCGCGCGCGCCAGGCCACGACCCAGTGCGTCGAGATCGCCCGAGCAGGGGTCCCGGTGCGTCAGATCGTTTCGCGCAAACACGTCGGCGGGAAGCGGATCGATTGCAATACCGAATGCGTTCGGGCTGCATCCCACCGGGCTGTGCACCGTGGCGGTAAACCGGTGCCAAAACCCGGACTGGACCAGATCCTCCGCAAAAAACTGGCGTACGCGCTCGAGCGCATCCATCGTCTCCTGCGAGGTTTCGGTGGGAAAGCTGTACATCAGGTAGGCGTGGACCATGATCCCCGCGCGGGTGAGATGGTGCGTGGTCCGCGCGGCCTGGGCCACGGTGACGCCCTTGTCCATCAGGGCCAACAGCCGATCGGACGCGGTCTCCAGTCCCCCGCTGACCGCGATGCACCCCGACGCGGCCAGCAGCCGGCACACGTCCGCGGTGAAGGCGGCTTCGAATCGAATGTTGCCCCACCAGGAGATGAGACGACCGCGTTCCAACAGCGCGATCGCCAGGTCCACCAGGCGCGCGGGAGGAGCCGCCTCGTCCACGAAGTGAAAGCCGCTCTGGCCGGTCTCGGCGATCAAGGCGTCGATGCGATCCAGGAGGAGAGCGGCCGACGCGGGCTCGTACCGCTTGATGTAATCGAGGTCCACGTCGCAGAACGCGCACCGCTTCCAATAGCAGCCGTGGGCCACGGTGAGTTTGTTCCACCGCCCGTCGGACCATAGTCGGTGCATGGGATTCGGCACCTCGACGATCGACAGGTACCGGGACAGATCGAGCCCGACGTAGGTCGGCGTGCCGGTGTGCTCGAACGGGATATCGGCTTCTCCCGCGCCGTCATAGTAGACGACCCGATCGCGGACCCGCGCAAAGGTTCGACACAGCGAATTGACGTTACGCTTGCCCGCAAGGAGGTCCAGCAGGCAGAGCAATGGGCGTTCACCCGCGTCCAAGGTCACGTAATCGACGTAGTCGAACAGGCGCGGCTCGGCGAGGTCGCGCAGCTCGGTGTTGGCGTACCCGCCTCCGAGCACAATGGGCACGTCGGGCCAGGCCCGGCGCAGGACCGCGGCGGTCCGCAGCGCACCGTACAGGTTGCCCGGAAACGGCACGGTGAGACCGATCAAGTCGGGCCGTGAGCCGCACGTTAGTTCTTGCACCCGCGCTTCGAGCAGCCTTGTTGCGAAGCCGGGCGGCGCAGCAAGCGCCTGCGCGAGCGGATCGAACGACGGGGCCGATGCGGCCAACTGCT
This window of the Nitrospirota bacterium genome carries:
- a CDS encoding tRNA-dihydrouridine synthase family protein codes for the protein MDGVTDAAFRFIAARHGRPDLIVTEFTHVEGICRGIPAVLRHLVHHEAERPVVAQVFGSEPDAFYKAAHVVAALGFDGLDINMGCPDKAVAAHGCGAALIRTPERALTIIRAAQAGVNDWASGQELGALGLPADTVESIERMAEVRRGDRPRRLIPVSVKTRLGYDRVVVDSWIAALLDAEPAAVSIHGRTLAQRYQGEADWDAIARAAALARRTSTLLLGNGDLMTPADVVRRVRETGVHGVLIGRGALGNPWIFRSSDAIRTACADPGTDDPDPPRVEAAERWRVAREHAALFDRLRGHVPFTVMRKHLGWYVRGPEDRPGLRARLVQVRDLAELDAVLVEASPMCV
- a CDS encoding Maf family protein; protein product: MNRFLILASTSPRRRELLARLGVPFEVVPPRYEEVVEPHEPAEQQAVRFALGKARSIARPDAVVIGSDTLVVVDHQILGKPVDRTDAERMLTLLQGRAHRVVTAVALVAPGCSDQVIVDTAWVHMRSASPEEIQAYVETGEPMDKAGAYAAQGLGARFIDKIDGDATTVIGLPLLKLAAALRQMGISPSVDAAR
- a CDS encoding B12-binding domain-containing radical SAM protein, which encodes MRVLLLTPPLTQLNTPYPATSYLTGFLRSRGVDAAQADLSLDTALAVFSHSGLTRLFDMIRERGGTWPEPVEQALDLADAYQGTIEPVVTFLQGRDPTLATRIAAGGFLPEGPRLAGREDDHWAFGSLGTTDRAKHLASLYLDDLSDLISSTVDPLWGLSRYGEQLAASAPSFDPLAQALAAPPGFATRLLEARVQELTCGSRPDLIGLTVPFPGNLYGALRTAAVLRRAWPDVPIVLGGGYANTELRDLAEPRLFDYVDYVTLDAGERPLLCLLDLLAGKRNVNSLCRTFARVRDRVVYYDGAGEADIPFEHTGTPTYVGLDLSRYLSIVEVPNPMHRLWSDGRWNKLTVAHGCYWKRCAFCDVDLDYIKRYEPASAALLLDRIDALIAETGQSGFHFVDEAAPPARLVDLAIALLERGRLISWWGNIRFEAAFTADVCRLLAASGCIAVSGGLETASDRLLALMDKGVTVAQAARTTHHLTRAGIMVHAYLMYSFPTETSQETMDALERVRQFFAEDLVQSGFWHRFTATVHSPVGCSPNAFGIAIDPLPADVFARNDLTHRDPCSGDLDALGRGLARAVYHYMHGVGLDDDVRKWFDDRMPRPKVSRSAVRRALDSTEPAGTDPASRLVWIGEQVELAPAGAGGRVGLAVHGRTSSTTVPLRKPIAEWLADAVMAASPRNRRGRPYPTLGDLAATFPGPGAFAAWSQGRAWRELRRAGLLIV
- a CDS encoding SDR family oxidoreductase; amino-acid sequence: MLDRVALITGGAKGIGRAVALDLAGRGWSVAICYRTSAPEAEQTRVAIERHGVRAMAVPCDVSDPEAAEGLVRRVESDWGRVDALINAAGPYHRVNLLDETPDGWRSMFANNLDPVFFLSRAAAPGMKARKWGRIVNFAMANADQHIAQPMVTAHYIAKAGVLILTRSLAKLLAPHGITVNAISPGFVASGSAPESELQSVVKNIPAGYVGALDDAVSAVRFLLSDEARYVNGGNLHLSGGWGI
- a CDS encoding TerB family tellurite resistance protein, producing the protein MLRAIQEFFDKRIGAAAVAPESSERALQLATAALLVEVSRADHDIKPEERRVISEAVRRTFTLSEHDTEVIVNLAEEETQTATSTHQFTHLIDKHFSLEHKIHIVELLWRVAFADADKDRHEEHLIRRISDLLHVPHREFIDAKIRARGRS
- a CDS encoding phosphatidylglycerol lysyltransferase domain-containing protein; this encodes MPSDVCLRCDVCCRFPERESFLRPYFTPQERERAIAAGLDADLLPDPAGGKIRLIPHPAGEGYICPAFNPATQYCRIYSVRPLDCRLYPLALMRDEEGRGRLLGLDNKCPYVQDTVHEPKLLGYARRIAARLSEPALSEVLAANPGLINRYQDDVRVVDAPATLEPLRLSDRSWVESLLDAAPAELGARTFTGVYIWREHFSYAWTWLHGYFCLFAAYGPHMYMPWPPLAGPDADPTQWRAAVDAGFEVMASAQDQGAAARIEGVSEAECGRFGVAGYEVLPHAVEYVYRREDLVNLRGNAYKSKRWAWNDFVKQQVFTVDALGDRHVEGCLSLYRQWRDTKVRQGSDPMAAAMSRDAESAHRVALTERGALGLSGLAVTIDGRVAGYTLGGPVRPTLFGVWLEIADPARRGLSVYLFREFCRAQTGVEWITALDDSGMESLARAKQSYRPARLVASYLVRRPVLSPLG